One region of Natronorubrum aibiense genomic DNA includes:
- a CDS encoding Lrp/AsnC family transcriptional regulator: MTDGEHPNWDFKDRDIAILCELSNDPQLSSRELTSVLKSEYDIDVSHVTVSESIRRMRDEGVFREAIIPNEEYYIFALFEFKFNTEHFEESWRNAMEHIKGDKHTLFFFLSDGEYQWKTVMMFRSREQISKWIHNCYKEYGDVIANIRNSSVHNVLKFQTDPQIYEDLRDEQ, from the coding sequence ATGACCGACGGCGAACACCCAAACTGGGATTTCAAGGACCGCGATATCGCTATCCTGTGTGAGCTCTCGAACGATCCACAACTCTCCTCGCGGGAGTTGACGAGCGTGCTCAAATCGGAGTACGATATCGACGTCTCACACGTCACCGTCAGCGAATCGATCCGGCGGATGCGCGACGAGGGCGTCTTCCGCGAGGCGATCATCCCCAACGAGGAGTACTACATCTTCGCGCTGTTCGAGTTCAAGTTCAACACGGAACACTTCGAAGAGAGCTGGCGTAATGCGATGGAACACATCAAAGGGGACAAACACACCCTGTTTTTCTTCCTCTCGGACGGGGAGTACCAGTGGAAGACCGTCATGATGTTTCGCAGCCGCGAGCAGATATCGAAGTGGATCCACAACTGCTACAAGGAGTACGGCGACGTCATCGCAAACATCCGCAACTCGTCGGTCCACAACGTGTTGAAGTTCCAGACCGACCCGCAGATCTACGAAGACCTGCGCGACGAGCAGTAA
- a CDS encoding ATP-dependent helicase, with protein sequence MDGNDRLEGPVADADVPFDSDAVTIEDGDVFDLLEPAVQQWWLEAFGEYVPENEGFFTPPQRGAIPKIHEGTNTLICAPTGSGKTLASFTSIINALFTTERDSEDGLENTVYCLYVSPLKSLANDIHRNLEVPLEGIADIVARGDDDRTMGEIRHAIRHGDTSSSDRQQMLEETPHILNTTPETLAILLNSPKFREKLRTVEYVIVDEIHSLADGKRGTHLSVSLERLEAMAEGDITRIGCSATVDPLEEVAEFLVGQETPGGDARPYEIVDARFAREFDIELECPTDDLINTSREVVQERFYQQLHDHVQAHTNTLVFTNTRSGAERVLHTLRERFDAYDEDNSGCHHGSLSKDVRQDIERRLKDGDLEVVTTSTSLELGIDMPHVDMVIQVGSPKSVAALLQRVGRAGHRVGQTVTGRVIALDRDELLECAVMLKKADEGFVDSVSIPENAQDVAAQHVYGMAIAEIRPEADLKAVLKRAYPYRNYTDAEYESLMRYLTAEYAGLEDRNVYAKIWRDENDPPDGEHHHEAFPVGEPLIGKRGRLARVIYMTNIGTIPDSFTCDVYTRASDEWVGQLDENYLDTLEKGDVFVLGGDHFEYRYRRGSKVYVDRTSARPTVPSWYSERLPLSVDLGREILAFQADLLDNYEAGGPPRVRAWLREFPLDDDSVRAIARLFDHQLQYAGPESVSTHDRLAIEVVRDREEYERHYYVHSAYGRTVNDGLSRLFAYHCAQQATANVRVAVADNGFVLSMPLNRKVDLEGLIGDLEADDVREDLRQAISGTDLLQRYFRINATRALMILKRYKGYEKSASEQQVSSEMLLGFAEELEEFAVIEETYREILEDKLTVDEIEDIVGALEAGDLDVSRTLLDSPTPRAFGLATLSASDVVLAEDESAALQAFHEHVLEEISDESGRRLTTSSADE encoded by the coding sequence ATGGACGGGAACGACCGCCTCGAGGGACCGGTTGCCGACGCCGACGTACCGTTCGATTCGGACGCGGTCACGATCGAGGACGGTGACGTCTTCGACCTGCTCGAGCCCGCGGTCCAGCAGTGGTGGCTCGAGGCCTTCGGCGAGTACGTTCCCGAAAATGAGGGTTTTTTCACACCGCCACAGCGAGGGGCGATCCCGAAGATCCACGAGGGAACGAACACCCTGATCTGTGCACCGACGGGCAGCGGCAAGACGCTCGCGAGCTTTACGTCGATTATCAATGCGCTGTTTACCACGGAGCGGGATTCGGAGGACGGCCTCGAGAACACCGTCTACTGTCTGTACGTCTCGCCGCTGAAATCGCTCGCCAACGACATCCACCGCAACCTCGAGGTACCCCTCGAGGGGATCGCAGATATCGTCGCGCGCGGAGACGACGACCGAACGATGGGCGAGATTCGACACGCCATTCGCCACGGCGACACGTCCTCGAGCGACCGCCAGCAGATGCTCGAGGAGACGCCCCACATCCTCAACACGACGCCCGAAACGCTCGCCATCCTGCTGAATTCACCGAAATTCCGCGAGAAACTGCGTACCGTCGAGTACGTCATCGTCGACGAGATCCACTCGCTCGCCGACGGCAAACGCGGCACCCACCTGTCGGTCAGCCTCGAGCGGCTCGAGGCGATGGCCGAGGGCGACATCACCAGAATCGGCTGTTCGGCGACGGTCGATCCGCTCGAGGAGGTGGCCGAGTTTTTGGTCGGGCAGGAGACGCCGGGTGGCGACGCTCGTCCATACGAGATCGTCGACGCCCGCTTCGCCCGCGAGTTCGACATCGAACTCGAGTGTCCAACGGACGACCTGATCAACACCTCTCGCGAGGTCGTCCAGGAACGGTTCTACCAACAACTGCACGACCACGTTCAGGCCCACACGAACACGCTCGTGTTCACGAACACGCGCTCGGGTGCCGAACGCGTCTTGCACACCCTTCGCGAGCGCTTCGATGCCTACGACGAGGACAACTCCGGCTGTCACCACGGGAGCCTCTCGAAAGACGTTCGCCAAGACATCGAAAGACGACTGAAAGACGGCGACCTCGAGGTCGTCACCACCTCGACGAGCCTCGAGTTGGGTATCGACATGCCCCACGTCGATATGGTGATCCAGGTCGGCTCACCCAAAAGCGTCGCCGCGTTGCTCCAGCGGGTCGGCCGCGCGGGCCACCGCGTCGGCCAGACCGTCACCGGCCGGGTGATCGCCCTGGATCGGGACGAACTGCTCGAGTGTGCGGTTATGCTAAAAAAAGCCGACGAGGGGTTCGTCGACTCGGTGTCGATCCCCGAGAACGCACAGGACGTCGCCGCCCAGCACGTCTACGGCATGGCGATCGCGGAGATCCGCCCGGAAGCCGACCTGAAGGCGGTTTTAAAGCGGGCCTACCCCTACCGGAACTACACCGACGCCGAGTACGAGTCGCTGATGCGATATCTCACCGCCGAGTACGCCGGCCTCGAGGATCGAAACGTCTACGCGAAGATCTGGCGCGATGAGAACGATCCACCTGACGGCGAGCACCACCACGAGGCGTTTCCGGTCGGCGAGCCCCTGATCGGCAAACGCGGCCGGCTGGCGCGGGTCATCTACATGACCAACATCGGGACGATTCCGGACTCGTTTACCTGCGACGTCTACACGCGCGCCAGCGACGAGTGGGTCGGCCAGTTGGACGAGAATTACCTCGATACGCTCGAGAAAGGCGACGTGTTCGTCCTCGGCGGCGACCACTTCGAGTACCGCTACCGACGCGGCTCGAAGGTCTACGTCGACCGCACGAGTGCCCGCCCGACCGTCCCATCGTGGTACTCCGAACGGCTGCCGCTGTCGGTCGACCTCGGCCGAGAGATCCTCGCGTTCCAGGCCGACCTGCTCGACAACTACGAGGCGGGTGGTCCACCACGGGTTCGGGCCTGGCTGCGGGAGTTCCCGCTGGACGACGACAGCGTGCGCGCGATCGCCCGGTTGTTCGACCACCAACTCCAGTACGCGGGCCCCGAGAGCGTAAGCACCCACGACCGACTGGCGATCGAAGTCGTCCGTGACCGCGAGGAGTACGAACGCCACTACTACGTTCACTCGGCGTACGGCCGCACGGTCAACGACGGCCTCTCACGACTGTTCGCGTACCACTGTGCCCAGCAGGCGACCGCCAACGTCCGCGTCGCCGTCGCGGACAACGGCTTCGTCCTCTCGATGCCGTTGAACCGAAAAGTCGACCTCGAGGGACTCATCGGTGACCTCGAGGCCGACGACGTCCGCGAGGATCTCCGACAAGCAATCTCGGGTACGGACCTCCTCCAGCGATACTTCCGGATCAACGCGACGCGGGCGCTGATGATCCTCAAACGCTACAAGGGCTACGAGAAATCGGCGAGCGAACAGCAGGTCTCGAGCGAGATGTTACTCGGCTTCGCCGAGGAACTCGAGGAGTTCGCCGTCATCGAGGAGACGTACCGGGAGATCCTCGAAGACAAACTCACCGTCGACGAAATCGAGGATATCGTCGGCGCACTCGAGGCTGGCGACCTCGACGTTTCTCGAACCCTCCTCGATTCGCCGACGCCGCGGGCGTTCGGGCTGGCGACGCTGTCGGCCAGCGACGTCGTCCTCGCGGAAGACGAAAGCGCCGCCTTGCAGGCGTTTCACGAACACGTCCTCGAGGAAATCAGCGACGAGTCGGGGCGGAGGCTGACGACCAGTTCGGCCGACGAGTAG
- a CDS encoding MBL fold metallo-hydrolase, with product MRVTFLGTGSAMPTGERFQTGVLVQDDGRTLLVDCGSGVLHRLQQSGVGYERISTVLLTHHHLDHVADLLPLMKARWLAGEEHLEIVGPQGTKALIDDLLEVHEYMQGKLDVQVREVVAGEFSVAGFDVSAYETRHSLPCLAYRFGDLFTFSGDSEAFAGLANFAEGSAILAHDCSFPDDVDVSNHPTPDALGKALAGREIGRVYLTHLYPHTEGRHDEMLESIGAHYDGDVRFAEDLKTISIE from the coding sequence ATGCGCGTTACTTTCCTCGGAACCGGCAGCGCGATGCCGACCGGTGAGCGCTTCCAGACGGGCGTGCTCGTACAGGACGACGGCCGAACCCTGCTCGTCGACTGCGGTTCGGGCGTCTTACACCGACTCCAGCAATCCGGTGTCGGCTACGAACGCATCTCGACAGTGTTGTTGACCCACCACCACCTCGACCACGTCGCCGACTTGCTACCGCTGATGAAAGCGCGCTGGCTCGCCGGCGAAGAGCACCTCGAGATCGTCGGTCCACAGGGGACGAAAGCGCTGATCGACGACCTCCTCGAGGTCCACGAATATATGCAGGGCAAACTCGACGTGCAGGTTCGGGAGGTCGTCGCCGGCGAGTTCTCCGTCGCCGGCTTCGACGTCTCGGCCTACGAGACGCGACACTCGCTGCCGTGTCTGGCCTACCGATTCGGCGATCTGTTTACGTTCAGCGGCGACAGTGAGGCCTTTGCGGGGCTGGCGAACTTCGCCGAGGGCTCCGCGATCCTGGCCCACGACTGTTCCTTTCCCGACGACGTCGACGTCTCGAACCACCCGACGCCCGACGCACTCGGCAAGGCACTCGCCGGCCGAGAGATCGGTCGGGTCTACCTGACCCATCTCTACCCGCACACCGAGGGTCGCCACGACGAGATGCTCGAGTCGATCGGAGCCCACTACGACGGCGACGTGCGGTTCGCCGAGGATCTGAAAACGATCTCGATCGAGTGA
- a CDS encoding MMPL family transporter, which produces MSVPNRLADVITAHARVVIVVLLLTTALVGAGMPMVDDDSSLDQFESDSPEAEALEDANERFAAEGEENTTAVQLIYRGDNALTKESLIDSLEFQQEIHANESINATLVENDSITGVENLVAITAITNEQVAGLEERGAELEAQREELETRGAELEQREAALETRRGALEDGLNETVALERERQAQLANDETEAAAGTETKINGTIAQAAQTADLDDEQTAEYEQLAGQAREIEAERWAIEQETDDPESIPEYQDLSEQLEEVYTGATVGVLENEYAQLETDAEQLEADQQALEEDFEQFEADQQALEESGDERPSLDEQIEALEDLDDEEYEEVLVETLSDDEERGGAALAFMPTSYEPGSTEADARMTLISQQTDVSQAGMGGGSSPELDAQLDLRELAEQSEQEYLVFGFGIVNDEIERSMGDSLAIVGPLALLFVVIALVIAYRDPLDIALGVAGIGAVLVWTFGFMGWAGIAFNQMMIAVPVLLIGLSIDYAIHVFMRHREQRETQRVSDERAGSNAIREQRETDGAMSTVRGSMALALAGVGVALIWVTATTAIGFLANLVSPIGPIQEFGIVSSVGIIAALIIFGALIPALKVEIDSALEARGWSRHKRAFGTGESRFASALTVGSTAARKAPLVVLVAALLLTAGGVYGASEVDTSFNQEDFLAESPPAWTENLPAGMAPGEYQAKNDLDYVNENFQREDTQAQILVEGDVGDDSTLEELADAEAEAAATDSVYTLPNGDADVRGPLSVMEETAAQNESFNESFEAADTDDNDVPDQNVEALYDELFEVNEDAASSVLYRTDDGEYESARLIISTRGNVGFDQTTEDMRAVAGFIDASGTGDQRNLDAGPGERNAIATGDPIVSHIVEQDLLDTVLQSLLITLVAVFVFLTVAYWLTGNSATLGTVTLLPVAFSVSWILGTMYLIDMPFNVLTGMITSLTVGLGVAYSIHVSARYTLELERQGNVWSAMRTTVTGTGGALLGSAATTVGGFGTLAFAILPVLRQFGIITALTITYAFLASVVVLPALLVVWTRYFGPDVSFDTSGAATAAPTASDGGTETTRDGPGGDDR; this is translated from the coding sequence ATGAGCGTCCCGAATCGTCTCGCGGACGTGATAACCGCGCACGCTCGAGTCGTCATCGTCGTCTTGCTTTTGACGACGGCGCTCGTGGGTGCGGGAATGCCGATGGTCGACGACGACTCGTCGCTCGACCAGTTCGAAAGCGACTCGCCGGAGGCCGAGGCGCTCGAAGACGCCAACGAGCGCTTCGCCGCCGAAGGCGAGGAAAACACGACAGCAGTACAGTTGATATATCGCGGTGACAATGCCCTCACGAAGGAGTCACTGATCGACTCGCTCGAGTTCCAACAAGAGATTCACGCGAACGAGTCGATCAACGCGACGCTCGTCGAGAACGACTCGATCACCGGCGTCGAGAACCTCGTCGCGATCACGGCGATCACGAACGAACAGGTCGCCGGCCTCGAGGAACGCGGCGCTGAACTCGAAGCACAGCGCGAGGAACTCGAAACGCGCGGGGCCGAACTCGAGCAACGAGAGGCGGCCCTCGAGACCAGACGCGGCGCACTCGAGGACGGGCTCAACGAGACGGTGGCACTCGAGCGCGAGCGCCAGGCCCAGCTCGCAAACGACGAGACTGAGGCCGCCGCGGGAACTGAAACCAAAATCAACGGCACGATCGCTCAGGCAGCACAGACGGCCGACCTCGACGACGAGCAGACCGCCGAGTACGAGCAGTTGGCCGGACAGGCACGCGAGATCGAGGCCGAGCGCTGGGCGATCGAGCAGGAGACCGACGATCCGGAGTCCATCCCCGAGTATCAGGACCTCTCCGAGCAACTCGAGGAGGTGTACACCGGCGCGACGGTCGGCGTCCTCGAAAACGAGTACGCACAACTCGAGACCGATGCCGAGCAACTCGAGGCCGATCAGCAGGCACTCGAGGAAGACTTCGAACAGTTCGAAGCAGACCAACAGGCGCTCGAGGAGAGCGGCGACGAGCGACCGTCGCTCGACGAGCAGATCGAGGCGCTCGAGGACCTTGACGACGAGGAGTACGAGGAGGTTCTCGTCGAAACGCTGTCCGACGACGAGGAGCGCGGCGGTGCGGCGCTGGCGTTCATGCCGACATCGTACGAGCCCGGCTCGACCGAAGCCGACGCCCGCATGACACTGATCAGCCAGCAGACGGACGTCAGTCAGGCTGGAATGGGCGGCGGTTCCAGCCCGGAACTCGACGCCCAGCTCGACCTTCGTGAACTCGCCGAGCAGAGCGAGCAGGAGTATCTGGTCTTCGGGTTCGGCATTGTCAACGACGAGATCGAACGGTCGATGGGCGACAGTCTCGCGATCGTCGGCCCGCTCGCGCTGTTGTTCGTCGTCATCGCGCTGGTGATCGCCTATCGTGATCCTCTCGACATCGCGCTGGGGGTCGCCGGGATCGGTGCCGTCCTCGTCTGGACGTTCGGCTTCATGGGCTGGGCCGGAATCGCGTTCAACCAGATGATGATCGCAGTGCCGGTGTTGTTGATCGGACTCTCGATCGACTACGCGATCCACGTCTTCATGCGCCATCGCGAGCAACGCGAGACCCAGCGGGTCTCGGACGAGCGAGCGGGAAGCAACGCGATTCGCGAGCAACGCGAGACGGATGGGGCGATGAGCACCGTCCGTGGCTCGATGGCGCTCGCGCTGGCAGGCGTCGGCGTCGCCCTCATCTGGGTGACAGCTACGACCGCGATCGGATTCCTCGCGAATCTCGTCAGCCCGATCGGCCCCATCCAGGAGTTCGGAATCGTCAGCTCCGTCGGTATCATCGCTGCCCTGATCATCTTCGGCGCACTGATCCCCGCGCTCAAAGTCGAGATCGACTCGGCACTCGAGGCACGCGGCTGGAGCCGCCACAAGCGAGCGTTCGGGACCGGCGAGAGCCGCTTCGCCAGCGCCCTCACGGTCGGCTCGACTGCTGCCCGAAAGGCACCACTTGTCGTCTTGGTGGCTGCGCTGTTGCTCACCGCCGGCGGCGTCTACGGCGCGAGCGAAGTCGACACGAGCTTCAATCAGGAGGATTTCCTCGCCGAGAGCCCACCCGCCTGGACCGAGAACCTTCCGGCGGGGATGGCACCTGGCGAGTATCAGGCCAAAAACGACCTCGACTACGTCAACGAGAACTTCCAGCGCGAAGACACACAAGCACAGATCCTCGTCGAAGGGGACGTCGGCGACGATAGCACGCTCGAGGAGTTGGCCGATGCAGAGGCAGAAGCGGCCGCGACCGATTCCGTCTACACGCTCCCGAACGGCGATGCGGACGTTCGCGGCCCGCTGTCGGTGATGGAAGAGACCGCAGCCCAGAACGAGTCGTTCAACGAGTCGTTCGAGGCTGCCGATACGGACGACAACGACGTCCCCGACCAAAACGTCGAGGCGCTGTACGACGAGCTGTTCGAGGTCAACGAGGACGCGGCGAGCAGCGTCCTCTATCGGACCGACGACGGCGAGTACGAGTCGGCTCGGCTGATCATCTCCACTCGCGGCAACGTCGGATTCGACCAGACGACCGAGGACATGCGAGCCGTCGCTGGATTCATCGACGCCAGCGGAACCGGCGACCAGCGGAATCTCGACGCCGGGCCGGGCGAGCGAAACGCCATCGCAACCGGCGATCCGATCGTGAGCCACATCGTCGAGCAGGACCTGCTCGACACGGTGTTACAGAGCCTGCTCATCACACTCGTCGCCGTCTTCGTGTTCCTGACGGTGGCCTACTGGCTAACCGGGAACAGCGCGACGCTCGGCACGGTGACCCTGTTGCCGGTCGCGTTCTCAGTGAGCTGGATCCTCGGAACGATGTATCTCATCGACATGCCGTTTAACGTGTTGACTGGGATGATCACCAGCCTCACGGTCGGTCTCGGCGTCGCCTACAGCATCCACGTCAGCGCCCGCTATACGCTCGAACTCGAGCGACAGGGCAACGTCTGGTCGGCGATGCGGACGACGGTGACGGGAACCGGGGGCGCGCTGCTCGGCAGCGCGGCGACGACCGTCGGTGGCTTCGGCACCCTCGCCTTTGCCATCTTACCCGTACTCCGGCAGTTCGGGATTATCACTGCGCTGACGATTACGTACGCGTTCCTCGCGAGCGTCGTCGTCCTGCCAGCGCTGCTGGTGGTCTGGACGCGGTACTTCGGGCCAGACGTCTCCTTCGACACGTCCGGAGCGGCGACGGCAGCGCCAACCGCGAGCGATGGCGGCACCGAAACGACACGCGACGGACCGGGAGGCGATGACCGATGA
- a CDS encoding TrmB family transcriptional regulator encodes MSVDESDAVDAFERLGLTSYEAKVFIALHRLGSGTARDVASVTDVPRSQVYSVAESLENRGLLEIQQSNPIRYRPVSIEEAQTTLKERFERERERAFEYVDAVKRESATEETQEDIWTVRSRDRVDDRVVDLLSQAEETIVFGTRLPSFVTDSIERTLEEQAAAGVSVLVLSRTDAVRERLGALEGVETATPPAHRDDDDRSGRIVLVDDESLLLSVVDDDLSETAIWSADSLFASVLIQLIEASDEVQPIAE; translated from the coding sequence ATGAGCGTCGACGAAAGCGACGCCGTCGACGCCTTCGAACGGCTCGGACTCACCAGCTACGAGGCTAAGGTCTTCATCGCCCTCCACCGGCTCGGCTCCGGGACAGCGCGCGACGTCGCCAGCGTCACCGACGTTCCCCGCTCGCAGGTCTACAGCGTCGCCGAGAGTTTGGAGAATCGTGGGCTGCTCGAGATCCAGCAGTCGAACCCGATTCGGTACCGACCCGTGAGCATCGAGGAAGCACAGACCACGCTCAAGGAACGATTCGAACGCGAACGTGAGCGGGCTTTCGAGTACGTCGACGCAGTCAAACGGGAGTCAGCAACCGAGGAGACACAGGAGGATATCTGGACCGTCCGCAGTCGCGACCGCGTCGACGACCGCGTCGTCGATCTCCTCTCGCAAGCCGAGGAGACGATCGTCTTCGGGACGCGTCTGCCGTCGTTCGTCACGGACTCGATCGAGCGCACGCTCGAGGAACAGGCCGCCGCCGGCGTGTCGGTGCTCGTACTCAGCCGCACGGATGCCGTTCGAGAACGACTCGGCGCGCTCGAGGGTGTCGAGACTGCGACTCCGCCAGCCCACCGCGATGACGACGACCGATCGGGCCGGATCGTCCTCGTCGACGACGAGAGCCTCCTGTTGAGCGTCGTCGACGATGACCTCAGCGAGACGGCGATCTGGAGTGCCGACTCGCTGTTTGCGTCCGTGCTGATCCAGTTGATCGAAGCGAGCGACGAGGTCCAACCCATCGCCGAGTGA
- a CDS encoding mRNA surveillance protein pelota: MQIKDREHVEGGRERVTVVPESVDDLWHLQYVLEPGDRVAGDTTRRIQRNDDQMRDTGGEREHMWVAIAVDDIEFHKFANRLRVGGEIVACSREDQLGFYHTLNVEERDELSIEKRFKPDQEARLEEAEEATENPDVAIATVEEGQAHVHTVAQYGTEERATITGTTGKGEYARGRSELFSELGTVLKRQDADAIILAGPGFTKQDAYKYFEQNVPEITEQITMVDTAAVGDRGVHEVLKRGAVADVQQETRIESEAEYIDELTKRIAEGAKAAYGPEEVQQAAEFGAIERLLILDDRLRKERGPDGEWAIDVDDIVRTTEQKGGEVTVFSSEFPPGQQLANLGGIAALLRYRLE, encoded by the coding sequence ATGCAGATCAAAGACCGGGAGCACGTCGAGGGCGGGCGCGAACGGGTGACCGTCGTTCCCGAGAGCGTCGACGACCTCTGGCACTTGCAGTACGTCTTAGAGCCCGGTGACCGCGTTGCGGGCGATACGACCCGACGGATCCAGCGCAACGACGACCAGATGCGTGATACGGGCGGCGAGCGCGAGCATATGTGGGTCGCCATCGCTGTCGACGATATCGAGTTCCACAAGTTCGCGAATCGGCTCCGAGTCGGCGGCGAGATCGTCGCCTGCTCGCGGGAGGACCAATTGGGCTTTTACCACACCCTGAACGTCGAGGAGCGCGACGAACTCTCGATCGAGAAACGGTTCAAGCCGGACCAGGAGGCCCGCCTCGAGGAAGCCGAGGAGGCGACCGAAAATCCCGACGTCGCGATCGCGACCGTCGAGGAGGGGCAGGCCCACGTCCACACGGTCGCCCAGTACGGCACCGAAGAGCGGGCGACGATCACTGGCACGACCGGGAAAGGCGAGTACGCCCGCGGGCGCTCGGAGCTGTTCTCCGAACTCGGCACGGTTCTCAAACGGCAAGACGCGGACGCGATCATCCTCGCCGGGCCCGGCTTTACGAAACAGGACGCCTACAAGTATTTCGAGCAGAACGTGCCCGAGATCACCGAGCAGATCACGATGGTCGACACCGCAGCAGTCGGCGACCGCGGCGTCCACGAAGTGCTCAAACGCGGCGCTGTCGCCGACGTCCAACAGGAGACTCGCATCGAGAGCGAGGCCGAATACATCGACGAACTCACGAAGCGGATTGCCGAGGGCGCGAAAGCGGCCTACGGACCCGAAGAAGTCCAGCAGGCCGCCGAGTTCGGTGCGATCGAACGGCTACTCATTCTCGACGACCGACTCCGGAAAGAACGCGGCCCCGACGGCGAGTGGGCGATCGACGTCGACGATATCGTCCGCACGACCGAACAGAAAGGCGGCGAGGTCACGGTTTTCTCGAGTGAGTTCCCGCCCGGTCAGCAACTCGCCAATCTCGGCGGGATCGCGGCACTGCTTCGATACCGCCTCGAGTGA